From a single Accipiter gentilis chromosome 10, bAccGen1.1, whole genome shotgun sequence genomic region:
- the LOC126043417 gene encoding cytochrome c oxidase assembly protein COX11, mitochondrial, with translation MGLCGRAWARCGGPGVLWGLALGRGFPRPCRTGGWEPPRAEGTARYGLWAAAGGGVPAPRGVRGLRSSNPFTRRQEEEWRRRNRSALAYIAAAAVGMVGMSYAAVPLYRLYCQATGLGGTTGAGHSSEQIESMEPVRDRVIRVTFNADVHSSIQWNFKPQQSEIYVVPGETALAFYKAKNPTDKPIIGISTYNVIPFEAGQYFNKIQCFCFEEQRLNPQEEVDMPVFFYIDPEFAEDPKMAKVDLITLSYTFFEAKEGQKLALPGYQ, from the exons ATGGGGCTGTGCGGGCGGGCTTGGGCCCGCTGCGGGGGCCCGGGCGTTCTCTGGGGCCTGGCGTTGGGCCGGGGCTTTCCCCGGCCGTGCCGTACCGGCGGGTGGGAGCCCCCGCGGGCGGAGGGGACGGCTCGGTACGGCCTctgggcggcggcgggcggaggggtGCCGGCCCCGCGGGGGGTCCGCGGGCTGAGGAGCTCCAACCCCTTCAcccgcaggcaggaggaggaatggcGGCGCCGGAACCGGTCGGCGCTGGCCTacatcgccgccgccgccgtggggATGGTGGGCATGTCCTACGCGGCCGTGCCGCTCTACCGCCTGTACTGCCAG GCCACGGGCCTGGGCGGAACGACGGGCGCGGGCCACAGCTCGGAGCAGATCGAGAGCATGGAGCCGGTGAGGGACCGGGTCATCAGGGTCACTTTCAACGCGGACGTGCATTCCAGCATCCAGTGGAACTTCAAGCCCCAGCAGAGCGAAATCTAC GTGGTACCAGGAGAGACTGCATTGGCATTTTATAAAGCGAAAAATCCTACTGACAAACCAATAATTGGAATCTCTACCTACAACGTAATACCCTTTGAAGCAGGACAGTATTTCAATAAAATACAA tgtttctgttttgaagaacAGCGGTTAAATCCTCAAGAGGAAGTGGACATGCCTGTCTTTTTCTACATTGATCCAGAATTTGCGGAGGACCCTAAAATGGCTAAAGTTGACTTGATCACTCTCTCTTACACTTTTTTTGAAGCAAAGGAAGGACAGAAGTTAGCACTTCCTGGATATCAGTAA